Proteins from a single region of Allocatelliglobosispora scoriae:
- a CDS encoding cellulose-binding domain-containing protein → MKTHPHRRFRSFALCAVLAGAVAASGTAVATAQAAAAGCRVAYTVPSQWGGGFTANVSITNLGDPVASWRLVWTFPAGQQVTQAWGATTTMSGSQATAVDVGYNGSIGTGATVAFGFNGSWTGSNPAPASFALNGVTCTGTTTPTTPPPASPTPSRSPSASPSTSSSPPPTSGWNPPASLVTPLGEVWSHVESTYSNLYGFRNYGWDQVVANGGFLNYCVRWDSTAPVTAALRDQIHAALARQSKKWMDVMAGHNGWPYATVPIRVVGWAVRDRSTLQWSDNSVDIYVNNIRENAPQCSEPCGRFFHQDGNYSGCPGGAARHYDQSLWLTAGMSGGAGGDWGQRIGSEYLVGNVGADNIHILLHEMGHTFGLDDFYDWTPTGVGGFIMKAGSATQITDFDRWMLRDWWRHLKNRYGY, encoded by the coding sequence ATGAAAACCCATCCACACCGCAGGTTCCGATCCTTCGCCCTGTGCGCCGTCCTCGCCGGAGCGGTCGCCGCCAGCGGGACGGCGGTCGCGACCGCCCAGGCCGCCGCCGCCGGCTGCCGGGTCGCCTACACCGTGCCGTCCCAGTGGGGCGGCGGCTTCACCGCCAACGTCTCGATCACCAACCTGGGTGACCCCGTCGCCTCCTGGCGTCTGGTGTGGACATTCCCCGCCGGGCAGCAGGTCACCCAGGCCTGGGGTGCCACCACCACGATGAGCGGATCGCAGGCCACCGCCGTCGACGTCGGCTACAACGGCTCCATCGGCACCGGCGCCACGGTCGCCTTCGGCTTCAACGGCTCCTGGACCGGCAGCAACCCCGCCCCCGCCTCGTTCGCCCTCAACGGGGTCACCTGCACCGGCACGACCACACCCACCACTCCCCCGCCGGCCAGCCCCACCCCGAGCCGATCGCCGTCCGCGAGCCCGTCGACCTCCAGCAGCCCGCCGCCGACCAGCGGCTGGAACCCGCCGGCCTCGCTGGTGACACCGCTAGGCGAGGTCTGGTCACACGTGGAGAGCACCTACAGCAACCTCTACGGCTTCCGCAACTACGGCTGGGACCAGGTGGTGGCGAACGGCGGATTCCTCAACTACTGCGTCCGCTGGGACTCCACCGCGCCGGTGACGGCGGCGCTGCGCGACCAGATCCACGCCGCACTCGCGCGGCAGTCCAAGAAGTGGATGGACGTGATGGCCGGGCACAACGGCTGGCCCTACGCCACCGTCCCCATCCGCGTGGTCGGCTGGGCGGTCCGGGACCGCTCGACCCTGCAGTGGTCGGACAACTCGGTCGACATCTATGTCAACAACATCCGCGAGAACGCGCCGCAGTGCTCCGAGCCCTGCGGCCGATTCTTCCACCAGGACGGCAACTACTCCGGCTGCCCCGGCGGCGCGGCCCGGCACTACGACCAGTCGCTGTGGCTGACCGCGGGCATGAGCGGCGGCGCGGGCGGTGACTGGGGCCAGCGCATCGGCTCCGAATATCTGGTCGGCAACGTCGGCGCCGACAACATCCACATCCTGCTGCACGAGATGGGCCACACGTTCGGCCTGGACGACTTCTACGACTGGACCCCCACCGGCGTGGGCGGCTTCATCATGAAGGCGGGGAGCGCCACGCAGATCACCGACTTCGACAGGTGGATGCTGCGCGACTGGTGGCGCCACCTGAAGAACCGCTACGGGTACTGA
- a CDS encoding family 43 glycosylhydrolase, translating to MNRSRKLTLLSVPLFVAAMLLVPQPAAAIATFTTTLVNSNGGNCMALPGGSTADAVQLTQQACTGAAYQQFTFTPVSGTTDTYTIATVASKCVDVFGASTADNATIIQWGCHSNPNQRWKLNPVTVSGTDKTFNLLSVGSSKCVVPAGGASTVNTGLVQLPCSTATSRIWRLAGFTSGGTTVTVANPGSRSTAVNTATSLTLSASGGTTYTWAATGLPAGLSINSATGVISGTPTTVASYSVTATATSAGVSGSATFTWTITSGGSTNTFTNPLKQAGPDPWLQYYNGYYYLATTTWNRTITMRRATTLRGLATATDQVLFNLTNPNGAGTMWAPEFHLLSGPNGQRWYFYYTAGREPYDLGTQRIHVLESAGLDPMGPYTFKADLLDPTADNTWELDPGILQLNGNLYLLGTFYNGSQPLFIRPLSNPWTASGTRRTLVTPTLSWETVGGAVAEGGEVIQRNGKTFIVYSTSHCSTPDYKLGMITYNGTGDPLLASSWTKSPNPVFQRSNANSVYGPGHNGFFKSPDGTEDWIVYHGNSSVNGGCDINRSTRAQKITWNADGTPNLGTPVALGTTLTAPSGEPAS from the coding sequence ATGAACCGCTCCCGAAAGCTCACGCTCCTCAGCGTGCCGCTCTTCGTGGCCGCGATGCTGCTCGTCCCGCAGCCCGCCGCCGCGATCGCGACCTTCACCACCACGCTGGTCAACTCCAACGGCGGCAACTGCATGGCGCTACCCGGCGGCTCCACGGCCGACGCCGTGCAGCTCACGCAGCAGGCCTGCACCGGCGCCGCCTACCAGCAGTTCACCTTCACGCCGGTGTCGGGCACCACCGACACCTACACGATCGCCACCGTCGCCTCGAAGTGCGTCGACGTCTTCGGCGCCTCGACCGCCGACAACGCCACGATCATCCAGTGGGGCTGCCACAGCAACCCCAACCAGCGGTGGAAGCTCAACCCGGTGACGGTCAGCGGCACCGACAAGACCTTCAACCTCCTCTCCGTCGGGTCGAGTAAGTGCGTCGTCCCGGCGGGCGGAGCCTCCACCGTCAACACCGGCCTGGTGCAGTTGCCGTGCAGCACCGCCACCAGCCGGATCTGGCGGCTCGCCGGATTCACCAGCGGCGGCACCACCGTCACCGTGGCCAACCCCGGCAGCCGCTCCACCGCCGTCAACACCGCCACGTCGCTGACCCTGTCCGCCTCCGGCGGCACCACCTACACGTGGGCGGCGACCGGCCTGCCCGCCGGGCTGAGCATCAACAGCGCCACCGGTGTCATCAGCGGCACCCCGACCACCGTCGCGTCCTACTCCGTCACCGCCACCGCGACGAGTGCCGGTGTCAGCGGCAGCGCGACCTTCACCTGGACCATCACCTCGGGCGGCTCGACGAACACGTTCACCAACCCGCTCAAGCAGGCCGGGCCCGACCCGTGGCTGCAGTATTACAACGGCTACTACTACCTCGCCACCACGACGTGGAACCGCACCATCACCATGCGCAGGGCGACCACCCTGCGCGGCCTCGCCACCGCCACCGACCAGGTGCTGTTCAACCTCACCAACCCCAACGGCGCGGGCACCATGTGGGCGCCGGAGTTCCACCTGCTCTCAGGCCCCAACGGGCAGCGGTGGTACTTCTACTACACGGCCGGCCGCGAACCCTACGACCTCGGCACCCAGCGGATCCACGTGCTGGAGAGCGCCGGGCTCGACCCGATGGGCCCCTACACCTTCAAGGCCGACCTGCTCGACCCGACCGCCGACAACACCTGGGAGCTCGACCCGGGCATCCTGCAGCTCAACGGCAACCTCTACCTGCTCGGGACGTTCTACAACGGGTCGCAGCCGCTGTTCATCCGGCCGCTGAGCAATCCGTGGACCGCGAGCGGCACCCGCCGCACCCTGGTGACGCCCACCCTGAGCTGGGAGACGGTCGGCGGCGCCGTCGCCGAGGGCGGCGAGGTCATCCAGCGCAACGGGAAGACCTTCATCGTCTACTCCACCAGCCACTGCTCCACGCCGGACTACAAGCTCGGCATGATCACCTACAACGGCACCGGCGACCCGCTGCTGGCGTCGTCGTGGACCAAGTCGCCGAACCCGGTCTTCCAGCGCTCCAACGCCAACAGCGTCTACGGCCCCGGCCACAACGGGTTCTTCAAGTCGCCCGACGGCACCGAGGACTGGATCGTCTACCACGGCAACAGCTCCGTGAACGGCGGCTGCGACATCAACCGGTCCACCCGCGCCCAGAAGATCACCTGGAACGCGGACGGTACGCCGAACCTCGGCACCCCCGTCGCGCTCGGCACCACCCTGACCGCGCCCTCGGGCGAGCCCGCCTCCTGA
- a CDS encoding snapalysin family zinc-dependent metalloprotease produces MRFDLKRVAVATLAAAAMTLSIQALGPGTATAAPAVASVRVLYYDASGAGEFVNAVHQGAANWNARVTNVRLERWTSGRTRNVRVLVDNGWPRAYVNSLGNGTIYMGRQAVTEGHNPTRIAAHELGHILGLPDRRTGVCADLMSGASAGTSCTSAVPNSREIAEVNALFAGSVLVAAGWRSEAG; encoded by the coding sequence ATGAGATTCGATCTGAAGCGAGTCGCTGTGGCCACCCTCGCCGCAGCAGCGATGACGCTGTCCATCCAGGCGCTCGGTCCGGGCACGGCAACAGCCGCGCCCGCCGTTGCCTCCGTGCGGGTCCTCTACTACGACGCGAGCGGGGCCGGCGAGTTCGTCAACGCCGTGCACCAGGGCGCGGCCAACTGGAACGCCCGCGTCACCAACGTGCGGCTGGAGCGGTGGACCTCCGGCCGCACCCGCAACGTCCGGGTGCTCGTCGACAACGGCTGGCCCCGCGCCTACGTCAACTCGCTGGGCAACGGCACCATCTACATGGGACGGCAGGCGGTGACGGAGGGCCACAACCCGACCCGGATCGCCGCTCACGAGCTGGGCCACATCCTCGGCCTGCCCGACCGCCGGACCGGTGTCTGCGCGGACCTGATGTCGGGTGCGAGCGCGGGCACGTCGTGCACCAGCGCCGTCCCCAACTCCCGGGAGATCGCCGAGGTCAACGCCCTGTTCGCCGGCTCGGTGCTGGTCGCGGCGGGCTGGCGGAGCGAGGCGGGCTGA
- a CDS encoding FAD-dependent monooxygenase → MRQQSVLISGASITGPALAHWLHRYGFATTIVEVGPALRPGGHAVDIRGVARRVVEEMGLLPAIRAAGVHERGYALVNGAGRITGAVPADAFGGGGIVAEIEIMRGDLSEILYQATRDGTEYLFGDRIAELAEGTDGVEVTFGSGLVRSFDFVIGADGVHSGVRRLAFGPQARFVTHLGAYTGYFTVPDPGNLDDWFLMYNAPGGLVASLRPERGGTAKASLSFRSPELAYDRHDVQAQKEILAERHARSRWLVPQLLDAVWEAPDFYFDSISQVRVDRWSRGRITLAGDAGYCGSPLSGLGTSLSLVGGYVLAGELASTPDDHEGAFARYQDEMRGYVEQCMELPPGGISGYAPNSQLMISLRNISMGMVNHWPMRQIMAKQAGKADAITLKAYPA, encoded by the coding sequence ATGCGTCAGCAGAGTGTGCTCATATCCGGAGCGAGCATCACCGGACCGGCCCTGGCCCACTGGCTGCACCGGTACGGCTTCGCCACCACGATCGTGGAGGTCGGCCCGGCGCTGCGTCCCGGCGGCCACGCGGTCGACATCCGCGGTGTCGCGCGCCGGGTCGTCGAGGAGATGGGCCTCCTGCCCGCGATCCGGGCGGCCGGGGTCCACGAGCGCGGCTATGCCCTGGTCAACGGCGCGGGCAGGATCACCGGAGCCGTCCCCGCCGACGCCTTCGGCGGTGGCGGCATCGTCGCCGAGATCGAGATCATGCGCGGCGACCTGAGCGAGATCCTCTACCAGGCCACCCGCGACGGCACCGAATACCTGTTCGGGGACCGGATCGCGGAGCTGGCCGAGGGCACCGACGGCGTCGAGGTCACCTTCGGCAGCGGCCTCGTGCGCTCCTTCGACTTCGTGATCGGCGCCGACGGCGTCCACTCCGGGGTCCGGCGGCTCGCCTTCGGGCCACAGGCGCGGTTCGTCACCCACCTCGGGGCCTACACCGGATACTTCACGGTCCCGGACCCGGGGAATCTGGACGACTGGTTCCTGATGTACAACGCGCCCGGCGGCCTCGTCGCGAGCCTGCGGCCCGAGCGCGGCGGCACGGCGAAGGCGTCGCTGAGCTTCCGGTCGCCGGAGCTCGCCTACGACCGGCACGACGTCCAGGCCCAGAAGGAGATCCTCGCCGAGCGGCACGCCCGGTCGCGGTGGCTGGTGCCGCAGCTGCTCGACGCGGTGTGGGAGGCGCCCGACTTCTACTTCGACAGCATCAGCCAGGTACGCGTCGACCGGTGGTCCCGGGGCCGGATCACCCTCGCCGGAGACGCGGGTTACTGCGGTTCCCCGCTGTCCGGCCTCGGCACGAGCCTCTCCCTCGTCGGCGGCTACGTGCTCGCCGGTGAGCTCGCCTCGACCCCGGACGACCACGAGGGCGCGTTCGCCCGGTACCAGGACGAGATGCGCGGCTATGTCGAGCAGTGCATGGAGCTGCCGCCCGGCGGGATCAGCGGCTACGCCCCGAACTCGCAGCTCATGATCTCGCTGCGCAACATCTCCATGGGCATGGTCAACCACTGGCCGATGCGGCAGATCATGGCCAAGCAGGCGGGCAAGGCGGACGCGATCACGCTCAAGGCGTACCCCGCGTAG
- a CDS encoding TetR/AcrR family transcriptional regulator C-terminal domain-containing protein: MAKPPYQQIADEIRNRIATGDLGPGARVPSARQITARWGVAIATATKALAILQHEGLVKVVPGVGTVVGGVPPRPVPEPSGGGLSRELIVATAIGLADAEGMSSLSMRRIATELDVATMSLYRYIRSKDELILHMIDAAFGEHPLPVKPDGWRAQLETAARLMWALFRRHRWLAPVMSLTRPQISPNALAHTDWVLTSLDGLGLSLEEVVQTHVVLFSYVRGLATALETEAEAERDTGLTNDEWMQSQEATITAMARAVPHSSVLRLMMESELDMGLDSLLEFGLTRLLDGLAVLIAQRQAAARGRAPRRTGTAGRA; the protein is encoded by the coding sequence GTGGCGAAGCCGCCGTACCAGCAGATCGCCGACGAGATCCGCAACCGCATCGCCACCGGCGACCTGGGCCCCGGCGCTCGCGTACCGTCCGCCCGGCAGATCACCGCCCGGTGGGGGGTCGCGATCGCCACCGCGACCAAGGCGCTCGCGATCCTCCAGCACGAGGGGCTGGTGAAGGTGGTGCCGGGGGTCGGCACGGTGGTCGGCGGCGTGCCGCCCCGGCCCGTGCCGGAGCCGTCCGGCGGCGGGCTGAGCCGGGAGCTGATCGTGGCGACCGCGATCGGTCTCGCCGACGCCGAGGGGATGTCGTCGCTCTCCATGCGCCGCATCGCCACGGAGCTCGATGTCGCGACGATGTCGCTCTACCGCTACATCCGCAGCAAGGACGAGCTCATCCTGCACATGATCGACGCGGCGTTCGGCGAGCACCCGCTGCCGGTGAAGCCGGACGGCTGGCGGGCGCAGCTGGAGACGGCGGCGCGCCTGATGTGGGCGCTGTTCCGCCGGCACCGCTGGCTCGCGCCGGTGATGTCGCTGACCCGGCCGCAGATCTCGCCCAACGCGCTGGCTCACACCGACTGGGTGCTGACGAGCCTGGACGGTCTCGGTCTCAGCCTGGAGGAGGTCGTGCAGACGCATGTCGTCCTCTTCAGCTACGTCCGCGGCCTGGCGACGGCGCTGGAGACCGAGGCCGAGGCGGAGCGGGACACCGGCCTGACCAACGACGAGTGGATGCAGTCGCAGGAGGCGACGATCACCGCCATGGCCAGGGCGGTCCCGCACTCCTCCGTACTGCGGCTGATGATGGAGTCGGAGCTGGACATGGGCCTGGACTCGCTGCTCGAATTCGGCCTGACGCGCCTCCTGGACGGGCTCGCGGTCCTCATCGCCCAGCGGCAGGCGGCCGCCCGCGGACGGGCACCGCGCCGGACGGGCACCGCCGGCCGGGCCTGA
- a CDS encoding Fur family transcriptional regulator: protein MLRGAALRVTRPRLAVLSAVFAHPHADTDSLFGVVRQDLPDVSRQAVYDVLRALTVAGLVRKIEPSGSVARYESRVGDNHHHVVCRSCGLIADVDCAVGEAPCLTASDDNGFSIDEAEVVYRGVCATCSTASISHQPNHRATEGSHV, encoded by the coding sequence ATGCTGCGGGGTGCGGCGTTGCGGGTGACCCGTCCCCGCTTGGCGGTGCTCAGCGCGGTCTTCGCCCATCCGCACGCCGACACCGACTCGCTGTTCGGCGTCGTCCGCCAGGACCTCCCCGACGTGTCGCGCCAGGCGGTCTATGACGTGCTCCGAGCGCTGACGGTCGCGGGCCTGGTGCGGAAGATCGAGCCGTCCGGCTCCGTGGCGCGTTATGAGTCACGGGTCGGGGACAACCATCACCATGTGGTCTGCCGATCCTGCGGCCTCATCGCCGACGTCGACTGCGCCGTCGGCGAGGCGCCCTGCCTCACCGCGTCCGACGACAACGGCTTCTCGATCGATGAGGCCGAGGTCGTCTACCGGGGTGTGTGCGCCACCTGCTCCACCGCCTCGATTTCCCATCAACCCAACCACAGAGCAACCGAAGGAAGTCATGTCTGA
- the katG gene encoding catalase/peroxidase HPI, translating into MSENHDIVVTEEPAPDASAESAESAGRCPVVHSPQPTQGGGNRQWWPNQLNLKILAKNPAVSNPLGEEFDYAKAFSTVDLPAVKRDIAEVLTTSQDWWPADYGHYGPFMIRMAWHSAGTYRISDGRGGAGAGQQRFAPLNSWPDNVNLDKARRLLWPVKKKYGQTISWADLMVLAGNVALESMGFKTFGFAGGRPDVWEPEEDVYWGPEAIWLGDERYTGDRELENPLAAVQMGLIYVNPEGPNGNPDPLASARDIRETFRRMAMNDEETVALIAGGHTFGKTHGAGPADNVGPNPEGADLADQGFGWKNAYGTGKGKDTITSGLEGAWTFNPAAWDNDFFKILFGFEWELSKSPAGAHQWKPKDGAGADTVPDAHDPSVRHAPTMLTTDLALRVDPAYEQISRRFLENPEEFADAFARAWFKLTHRDMGPIARYLGPEVPTETLIWQDPVPAVTHELIDAADIATLKDQLLASGLSVSQLVSTAWASASTFRGSDKRGGANGARIRLEPQNGWEVNNPDELALVLRKLTGIQEAFNAAQTGGKQVSLADLIVLGGVAAVELAAKNGGHAVEVPFAPGRTDASQEQTDAESFVPLEPTADGFRNYLGKGNRLPAEFLLVDRANLLTLSAPELTVLVGGLRVLGASSPQFSSFTATPGVLTNDFFVNLLDLGTQWSATSADEETFEGRSLATGEVVLTGSRADLVFGSNSELRAVAEVYASDDAKEKFVNDFVAAWVKVANLDRFDLV; encoded by the coding sequence ATGTCTGAGAACCACGACATTGTCGTCACCGAGGAGCCGGCGCCCGATGCGAGCGCGGAGAGTGCGGAGAGTGCGGGTCGTTGCCCGGTCGTGCACAGCCCGCAGCCGACCCAGGGCGGCGGCAACCGCCAGTGGTGGCCCAACCAGCTCAACCTGAAGATCCTCGCGAAGAACCCGGCCGTGTCCAACCCGCTGGGCGAGGAGTTCGACTACGCCAAGGCGTTTAGCACCGTCGATCTCCCTGCGGTGAAGCGGGACATCGCCGAGGTGCTGACGACCTCGCAGGACTGGTGGCCGGCCGACTACGGCCACTACGGCCCCTTCATGATCCGGATGGCGTGGCACAGCGCAGGCACCTACCGCATCAGCGACGGCCGTGGCGGTGCCGGCGCCGGTCAGCAGCGTTTCGCGCCCCTCAACAGCTGGCCGGACAACGTCAACCTCGACAAGGCCCGCCGCCTGCTGTGGCCGGTCAAGAAGAAGTACGGTCAGACGATCTCCTGGGCCGACCTGATGGTGCTCGCGGGCAACGTCGCCCTGGAGTCGATGGGCTTCAAGACCTTCGGCTTCGCCGGTGGCCGGCCGGACGTGTGGGAGCCGGAGGAGGACGTCTACTGGGGTCCTGAGGCCATCTGGCTGGGCGACGAGCGCTACACCGGTGATCGCGAGCTGGAGAACCCGCTGGCGGCGGTGCAGATGGGCCTGATCTACGTCAACCCCGAGGGCCCCAACGGCAACCCGGACCCGCTCGCCTCGGCCCGCGACATCCGCGAGACGTTCCGGCGGATGGCGATGAACGACGAGGAGACCGTCGCACTGATCGCGGGCGGACACACCTTCGGCAAGACCCATGGCGCCGGTCCGGCGGATAACGTCGGCCCGAACCCCGAGGGCGCGGACCTCGCCGACCAGGGCTTCGGCTGGAAGAACGCCTACGGCACCGGCAAGGGCAAGGACACGATCACCAGCGGCCTCGAGGGCGCGTGGACCTTCAACCCCGCCGCCTGGGACAACGACTTCTTCAAGATCCTGTTCGGTTTCGAGTGGGAGCTCTCCAAGAGCCCGGCCGGCGCGCACCAGTGGAAGCCGAAGGACGGAGCCGGTGCGGACACCGTGCCGGACGCGCACGACCCGTCGGTGCGGCACGCCCCGACGATGCTCACGACCGACCTCGCGCTGCGCGTGGACCCGGCGTACGAGCAGATCTCGCGGCGCTTCCTGGAGAACCCGGAGGAGTTCGCCGACGCCTTCGCCCGGGCCTGGTTCAAGCTGACCCACCGCGACATGGGCCCGATCGCCCGCTACCTCGGCCCCGAGGTCCCGACCGAGACGCTGATCTGGCAGGACCCGGTCCCGGCGGTGACGCACGAGCTCATCGACGCCGCCGACATCGCCACCCTCAAGGACCAGCTCCTCGCCTCGGGTCTGTCGGTGTCGCAGCTCGTCTCGACCGCGTGGGCGTCGGCGTCGACGTTCCGCGGCAGCGACAAGCGCGGCGGCGCCAACGGTGCGCGCATCCGCCTGGAGCCGCAGAACGGCTGGGAGGTCAACAACCCGGACGAGCTGGCGCTGGTCCTGCGGAAGCTGACGGGCATCCAGGAGGCGTTCAACGCCGCACAGACCGGCGGCAAGCAGGTCTCGCTCGCCGACCTCATCGTGCTCGGCGGCGTCGCCGCCGTGGAGCTGGCGGCGAAGAACGGCGGCCACGCCGTCGAGGTTCCCTTCGCACCGGGGCGCACCGACGCGTCGCAGGAGCAGACCGACGCGGAGTCCTTCGTCCCGCTCGAGCCGACCGCGGACGGGTTCCGCAACTACCTCGGCAAGGGCAACCGGCTCCCGGCCGAGTTCCTCCTGGTCGACCGGGCCAACCTGCTCACCCTGAGCGCGCCCGAGCTGACGGTGCTCGTCGGCGGTCTTCGCGTCCTCGGCGCGAGCTCGCCGCAGTTCAGCTCCTTCACCGCCACCCCGGGCGTGCTGACGAACGACTTCTTCGTCAACCTGCTCGACCTGGGCACGCAGTGGAGCGCGACCTCGGCCGACGAGGAGACCTTCGAGGGCCGCAGCCTCGCCACCGGCGAGGTCGTCCTGACCGGCAGCCGCGCCGACCTCGTCTTCGGGTCCAACTCGGAGCTGCGGGCGGTCGCGGAGGTCTACGCCAGCGACGACGCGAAGGAGAAGTTCGTCAACGACTTCGTCGCCGCGTGGGTCAAGGTCGCCAACCTCGACCGGTTCGACCTGGTCTGA
- a CDS encoding M23 family metallopeptidase translates to MTTYQSQRSRPRRRRRTLLIVLLLGAAAIVITAGIVVVPQLLPPGPRPNFQLPVTCGETWQLGTYPGHGEFDVDMFPLDGKPTWGRPVLASAAGTVTQAGINGSLGGRNPQNPEGPRGKGGGYWVKIDHGGTWETQYLHMLEPPMVEVGQHVEQGDQLGKVGSTGNSGAAHLHYEQRTGWTKVETWFDGEPSGITDDATEYTVRRKSNNCAKR, encoded by the coding sequence GTGACGACCTACCAGTCCCAGCGGTCCCGCCCGCGCCGCCGTCGGCGTACCTTGCTCATCGTCTTGCTGCTCGGTGCCGCCGCGATCGTCATCACCGCCGGCATCGTGGTCGTGCCGCAGCTCCTGCCGCCCGGTCCGCGCCCGAATTTCCAGCTCCCCGTCACCTGCGGTGAGACGTGGCAGCTCGGCACCTACCCGGGACACGGCGAGTTCGACGTCGACATGTTCCCCCTCGACGGGAAGCCGACGTGGGGACGGCCGGTGCTCGCGTCCGCGGCCGGCACGGTCACCCAGGCCGGGATCAACGGCTCCCTGGGCGGGCGGAACCCGCAGAACCCGGAGGGTCCGCGGGGCAAGGGCGGCGGCTACTGGGTGAAGATCGACCACGGCGGCACGTGGGAGACCCAGTACCTGCACATGCTCGAACCGCCGATGGTCGAGGTCGGCCAGCACGTCGAGCAGGGCGACCAGCTCGGGAAGGTCGGCAGCACCGGCAACTCCGGTGCCGCGCACCTGCACTACGAGCAGCGTACGGGCTGGACCAAGGTCGAGACCTGGTTCGACGGCGAGCCGTCCGGCATCACCGACGACGCCACCGAATACACGGTCCGGCGCAAGAGCAACAACTGCGCGAAGCGCTGA
- a CDS encoding serine hydrolase domain-containing protein, giving the protein MTVGDHFRIGSNTKTMTGTVLLQLVQEGRIGLDDPVSKYRPDVPDGDGITIAELLNMRSGLYNYSEDERFNAKLDSDPRYVWKPDELLAIAYAQPPYFPPGSDFHYSNTNLVLAGLIIEQLTGMPLADAFQQRIFGPLGIRETLLPGPSDAGIAAPHPQGYMFGTNVSTLADPALPAAEQAAAAQGSLLPRDVTDGNPSWAWAAGGAISTADDLTRYATALVDGGLLDPAMQQTRMNSIQPLSAAGGTEIGYGLSIVKFGPLYGHDGQLPGFNSFMAHDPVRKDTVIVLTTLFAGPDGRQPANVMAMAIMQALYGQPASASPSPTR; this is encoded by the coding sequence GTGACCGTCGGGGACCATTTCCGGATCGGTTCGAACACCAAGACCATGACCGGTACGGTCCTGCTGCAACTCGTGCAGGAGGGCCGGATCGGACTCGACGACCCCGTGTCGAAATACCGCCCCGACGTGCCCGACGGCGACGGCATCACGATCGCCGAGCTGCTGAACATGCGCAGCGGGCTCTACAACTACTCCGAGGACGAGCGGTTCAACGCCAAGCTCGACAGCGATCCGCGGTATGTCTGGAAGCCCGACGAGCTGCTCGCCATCGCGTACGCCCAGCCGCCCTACTTCCCGCCGGGATCGGACTTCCACTACTCCAACACCAACCTCGTCCTGGCCGGCCTCATCATCGAGCAGCTCACGGGTATGCCGCTGGCCGACGCGTTCCAGCAGCGGATCTTCGGCCCGCTCGGCATCCGGGAGACGCTGCTGCCGGGACCGAGCGACGCCGGGATCGCCGCTCCGCATCCGCAGGGCTACATGTTCGGCACCAATGTCAGCACGCTCGCCGACCCGGCCCTGCCCGCCGCCGAGCAGGCCGCCGCGGCGCAGGGCAGCCTGCTGCCGCGCGACGTCACCGACGGCAACCCGTCGTGGGCATGGGCGGCGGGCGGCGCGATCTCCACGGCCGACGACCTGACCCGCTACGCCACCGCGCTGGTCGACGGCGGACTGCTCGACCCGGCGATGCAGCAGACCAGGATGAACAGCATCCAGCCGTTGTCGGCGGCGGGCGGGACGGAGATCGGCTACGGCCTGTCCATCGTGAAGTTCGGGCCGCTCTACGGCCACGACGGCCAGCTGCCGGGCTTCAACTCCTTCATGGCGCACGACCCCGTCCGCAAGGACACGGTCATCGTGCTGACCACCCTCTTCGCGGGCCCCGACGGCAGGCAGCCGGCGAACGTGATGGCGATGGCGATCATGCAGGCCCTCTACGGCCAGCCGGCGAGCGCGTCCCCGTCGCCCACCCGCTGA